A window of Lytechinus pictus isolate F3 Inbred chromosome 7, Lp3.0, whole genome shotgun sequence contains these coding sequences:
- the LOC129264303 gene encoding 5'-AMP-activated protein kinase subunit beta-2-like isoform X1 has product MGNAAAKKDGKDGSSLSPTKESTSFDFKTGKIPIIQQQSLDDSIDMPPGRFRELMRDDGPDGRPRTATLLEQPYVDPNALPVVFRWEGGGKSVAVAGSFNNWNTKIPMIKSHGDFTAIVNLPEGQHEYKFFVDGQWIHNPRQMRTSPESEEPLQSNTFGTVNNFINVSKSDFEVFEALAIDSSREKGVDMSGSPPGDYNQEIPSQELQQRTTGPPILPPQLLQVILNKDIGPQYEPALLPEPNHVMLNHLYALSIKDGVMVLSATHRYRKKYVTSLLYKPIN; this is encoded by the exons ATGGGCAACGCAGCAGCGAAGAAGGACGGTAAGGATGGCTCGTCTCTGTCTCCTACCAAGGAGTCCACATCTTTTGATTTCAAGACAGGCAAGATACCCATCATCCAGCAGCAATCTCTGGATGACAGTATCGATATGCCTCCAGGTAGATTCAGG GAATTGATGCGCGATGATGGTCCCGATGGCCGGCCTCGCACAGCAACCCTGTTAGAGCAGCCTTACGTGGATCCCAATGCGCTGCCTGTGGTGTTTCGTTGGGAAGGAGGAGGCAAGTCCGTTGCTGTAGCTGGATCATTTAATAACTGGAACACCAAGATTCCTATGATCAAGAG TCATGGTGACTTCACAGCTATTGTTAATCTTCCTGAGGGTCAGCATGAATATAAGTTCTTTGTAGACGGTCAGTGGATCCACAACCCACGACAG ATGCGAACCTCACCCGAGTCCGAAGAA CCTCTACAGAGCAACACATTTGGTACTGTCAACAATTTCATCAATGTCTCTAAGTCTGACTTTGAAGTATTTGAGGCTCTTGCCATAGATTCATCGAGGGAAAAGG GAGTGGACATGTCAGGGTCCCCTCCGGGTGACTACAACCAGGAGATCCCCAGTCAAGAACTACAGCAACGTACCACCGGTCCTCCTATCCTACCCCCTCAGCTCCTACAAGTCATACTTAACAAGGACATTGGACCCCAG TATGAGCCAGCGCTATTGCCCGAACCAAACCATGTTATGTTGAATCACCTGTATGCCTTGTCAATAAAA GATGGAGTAATGGTGCTTAGTGCGACACATCGCTATCGAAAGAAATATGTGACATCTCTTTTGTACAAGCCAATAAACTAG
- the LOC129264303 gene encoding 5'-AMP-activated protein kinase subunit beta-2-like isoform X2 has translation MGNAAAKKDGKDGSSLSPTKESTSFDFKTGKIPIIQQQSLDDSIDMPPGRFRELMRDDGPDGRPRTATLLEQPYVDPNALPVVFRWEGGGKSVAVAGSFNNWNTKIPMIKSHGDFTAIVNLPEGQHEYKFFVDGQWIHNPRQPLQSNTFGTVNNFINVSKSDFEVFEALAIDSSREKGVDMSGSPPGDYNQEIPSQELQQRTTGPPILPPQLLQVILNKDIGPQYEPALLPEPNHVMLNHLYALSIKDGVMVLSATHRYRKKYVTSLLYKPIN, from the exons ATGGGCAACGCAGCAGCGAAGAAGGACGGTAAGGATGGCTCGTCTCTGTCTCCTACCAAGGAGTCCACATCTTTTGATTTCAAGACAGGCAAGATACCCATCATCCAGCAGCAATCTCTGGATGACAGTATCGATATGCCTCCAGGTAGATTCAGG GAATTGATGCGCGATGATGGTCCCGATGGCCGGCCTCGCACAGCAACCCTGTTAGAGCAGCCTTACGTGGATCCCAATGCGCTGCCTGTGGTGTTTCGTTGGGAAGGAGGAGGCAAGTCCGTTGCTGTAGCTGGATCATTTAATAACTGGAACACCAAGATTCCTATGATCAAGAG TCATGGTGACTTCACAGCTATTGTTAATCTTCCTGAGGGTCAGCATGAATATAAGTTCTTTGTAGACGGTCAGTGGATCCACAACCCACGACAG CCTCTACAGAGCAACACATTTGGTACTGTCAACAATTTCATCAATGTCTCTAAGTCTGACTTTGAAGTATTTGAGGCTCTTGCCATAGATTCATCGAGGGAAAAGG GAGTGGACATGTCAGGGTCCCCTCCGGGTGACTACAACCAGGAGATCCCCAGTCAAGAACTACAGCAACGTACCACCGGTCCTCCTATCCTACCCCCTCAGCTCCTACAAGTCATACTTAACAAGGACATTGGACCCCAG TATGAGCCAGCGCTATTGCCCGAACCAAACCATGTTATGTTGAATCACCTGTATGCCTTGTCAATAAAA GATGGAGTAATGGTGCTTAGTGCGACACATCGCTATCGAAAGAAATATGTGACATCTCTTTTGTACAAGCCAATAAACTAG